A single Nomia melanderi isolate GNS246 chromosome 13, iyNomMela1, whole genome shotgun sequence DNA region contains:
- the Bet5 gene encoding blocked early in transport 5, which yields MTIHNLYIFSKNGTLLYYAEWNRLNKSGITKEEEAKLMYGMLFSIKSFVNKISPLDPKEGFLYYKTSKYTLHYFETPSGLKFVLNTDNASQNARELLQQLYRDVYLEYVVKNPLCQLNEPIQSELFKLKVDELFKKSPLFLSRAI from the exons ATGACAATTCacaatttgtatatattttccaaaaatggaACGTTACTGTATTACGCTGAATGGAATAGGTTAAACAAATCTGGAATCACTAAAGAAGAG GAAGCCAAACTGATGTATGGAATGTTGTTTTCCATTAAatcttttgtaaataaaatatcccCACTAGACCCGAAGGAaggatttttatattacaaaactaGTAAATATACGTTACATTATTTTGAAACTCCTTCTggattgaaatttgttttaaacacAGATAATGCTTCACAAAATGCAAGAGAATTATTGCAACAATTATATAGAGAT GTTTATTTAGAATACGTTGTAAAGAATCCTCTATGCCAACTAAACGAACCAATCCAAAGTGAACTTTTCAAATTGAAAGtagatgaattatttaaaaagtcaCCTCTATTTTTAAGTAGAGCAATTTAA